The Yersinia intermedia genome window below encodes:
- a CDS encoding alpha/beta hydrolase family protein, which produces MLKLLHYFTYLWLAFWIFPSYSEQINNQPIQVSNGITYELIGRWDVERLNKILNTDTPKFSGIDVKYTQARNAVNLYRVTYHSVIPEKGNKPTVTSGLLAVPVTADKSFPLVSYQHGTVYGKHQVPSFPEESPETQLMIAQFAGQGYLVIGADYFGLGISSEPEGYMVKGSHQQATYDLLIAAQSVLQQMGLSNKNLFLAGWSQGGFVTMALLEKLENIGVPVQGTATASAPLDVFALMEGFLVFPRKSDANWLNSIMILSAFAYENYYGVPGLAHSLINDEYYDVAKKAYERQPFNADDIPVDLHKLIRAEYFDPQFFAASTFGRLISSAQSYRWVIKSPVHNYYGESDEAITVGVGRMAMTYAQSMGSGNSLVEAISTGPTTHRGTFASAVPQWKTWFDTKN; this is translated from the coding sequence ATGTTGAAGCTACTCCATTATTTCACGTATTTATGGCTGGCCTTCTGGATTTTCCCATCCTATTCAGAGCAAATAAATAACCAACCTATCCAGGTATCTAATGGTATTACCTATGAGCTTATTGGCCGTTGGGATGTTGAACGTCTGAATAAAATCCTCAATACTGATACCCCAAAATTTTCAGGTATTGACGTTAAATACACCCAAGCACGTAATGCGGTTAATCTTTATCGGGTTACTTACCATTCAGTTATTCCCGAAAAAGGCAACAAACCTACTGTTACATCGGGTTTGCTTGCCGTCCCAGTGACAGCCGATAAATCATTTCCCCTGGTTTCTTATCAACATGGCACTGTTTACGGTAAACATCAGGTGCCCTCATTTCCTGAAGAGTCACCAGAAACGCAACTGATGATTGCACAGTTTGCCGGACAAGGTTATTTGGTTATCGGCGCTGATTATTTTGGTTTGGGGATCTCGTCAGAACCCGAAGGATATATGGTTAAAGGGAGCCATCAACAAGCTACGTATGATCTGCTTATTGCTGCCCAGAGTGTGTTACAGCAGATGGGGCTTTCAAACAAAAACTTGTTTCTTGCCGGATGGTCGCAAGGCGGTTTTGTGACTATGGCGTTACTTGAAAAGCTAGAAAATATCGGGGTTCCAGTGCAGGGCACCGCCACGGCCAGTGCGCCACTTGATGTCTTTGCTTTGATGGAAGGTTTTCTGGTTTTTCCACGAAAGTCTGATGCTAATTGGCTGAATAGTATAATGATTTTGTCGGCATTCGCTTATGAAAACTACTACGGTGTCCCTGGGTTAGCGCATTCATTGATTAATGATGAGTATTATGACGTAGCTAAAAAGGCTTACGAACGTCAACCTTTCAATGCTGACGATATTCCCGTCGATTTGCATAAGCTTATTCGCGCGGAATATTTCGATCCTCAATTTTTTGCAGCTTCAACCTTTGGCCGGCTTATTAGTTCTGCTCAATCTTATCGGTGGGTTATCAAATCCCCAGTCCATAACTACTATGGGGAGAGTGATGAGGCGATAACGGTCGGCGTTGGGCGGATGGCGATGACTTATGCTCAGTCAATGGGGTCAGGCAATTCCTTGGTAGAAGCGATATCAACAGGCCCGACGACCCATAGAGGAACCTTTGCTAGCGCAGTGCCACAATGGAAGACTTGGTTCGATACAAAGAATTGA
- a CDS encoding diguanylate cyclase domain-containing protein has product MIKPDIPTNEILRQLTLDSLSVLDATGVTNLDQVTRLAAKFFGVEIALVSLVDRDRQWFLSRVGLEVQETARDISFCGHAILQSGTFIVPDTLTDLRFSDNPLVTGYPHIRFYAGQPLLSLKGLPMGTLCLIAHQPRAFSPQDVTDLCDFSAIVEEYLHCVERKIYTESLESNLKCTESLFEQTFSQAAVGMALVSLNGYWLRGNSRLHEILRYSENELLALTFQDITHPDDLDADLKLLHQLLAGSIPSYSMQKRFFRSDRKIVWVQMSVALSRQSDGSPRHFITVIVDITERKEVEADLYALQGELEDRIELRTKELNTVVDKLNLEIESRTMAQSLLNAEKERLRAITDNMPAFISQVDANEVYLFANNTFMKWFGFDEATLKNMCLRDFMGDKAYCNAKPMIEKVLDGHTVSFENELRPRSGLMLVRTTLVPCDNGGFYILSMDISELKALQQRSDYEANHDILTGLPNRRAFLRQLASSIESSAIAGQYMALLFLDLDDFKKINDTQGHDFGDLVLMAVADLLSETLMSKGYLARLGGDEFTVILSNLSDPEAQVKQVCENVLSQLSALVCLGEIEIHLSISIGATICSGREAAGNELLAHADIAMYRAKSAGKGSYSIY; this is encoded by the coding sequence ATGATTAAACCAGATATTCCTACTAATGAAATTCTGCGACAGTTAACTCTGGATTCGCTGTCTGTGTTGGACGCCACTGGCGTGACAAATCTTGACCAAGTGACTCGACTTGCCGCTAAGTTTTTTGGTGTGGAAATTGCGTTAGTCTCTCTGGTTGACCGCGATCGTCAGTGGTTTCTGTCGCGTGTTGGATTAGAGGTACAAGAGACAGCAAGAGATATCTCTTTTTGTGGGCATGCTATTTTGCAGTCGGGGACTTTTATTGTCCCCGATACACTGACGGATCTGCGTTTCAGTGATAATCCTCTCGTTACGGGTTATCCCCATATTCGATTTTATGCCGGACAGCCGTTGCTATCCCTCAAAGGCTTGCCAATGGGGACGTTATGTCTGATTGCTCACCAGCCGAGAGCTTTTTCGCCGCAAGATGTTACCGACTTATGCGATTTTTCTGCAATTGTTGAAGAGTACTTACACTGCGTTGAGCGAAAAATTTACACTGAGAGTTTAGAGTCTAATCTGAAGTGTACTGAATCCTTATTTGAGCAAACTTTTTCTCAGGCGGCAGTTGGGATGGCTCTGGTCTCCCTTAATGGTTACTGGTTAAGAGGCAACTCGCGACTTCATGAAATATTACGTTATTCTGAAAATGAATTACTCGCACTGACCTTCCAGGATATTACGCATCCAGATGATCTGGATGCTGATTTGAAACTGCTACATCAATTATTGGCAGGCAGTATCCCATCCTATTCAATGCAAAAACGTTTTTTCCGCTCAGACAGAAAAATTGTCTGGGTGCAAATGTCTGTGGCATTAAGTCGCCAATCTGATGGTTCTCCCCGTCATTTCATTACAGTAATCGTCGATATTACTGAACGTAAAGAAGTTGAGGCGGATCTGTATGCTTTGCAAGGTGAACTTGAAGACCGGATAGAGCTAAGAACCAAAGAGCTAAATACCGTAGTTGATAAACTCAATCTTGAAATTGAGAGTAGGACTATGGCTCAAAGCCTACTCAATGCAGAAAAAGAACGTTTACGCGCAATTACAGATAACATGCCAGCATTTATTAGCCAGGTTGATGCTAACGAAGTCTATCTGTTCGCCAATAACACTTTTATGAAGTGGTTTGGTTTTGATGAGGCAACGCTCAAGAATATGTGCCTTAGAGACTTTATGGGAGATAAAGCGTATTGCAACGCCAAGCCAATGATTGAGAAGGTCTTAGATGGGCATACCGTCAGTTTTGAAAATGAACTTCGCCCGCGTTCGGGGCTGATGCTGGTTCGCACCACGTTGGTACCTTGTGATAATGGCGGGTTCTATATTCTGTCGATGGATATCAGCGAACTTAAAGCATTGCAACAACGTTCTGACTATGAAGCTAATCACGATATACTCACCGGATTACCTAATCGTCGGGCTTTTTTACGCCAGTTGGCATCAAGTATTGAGAGCAGTGCAATAGCGGGTCAATACATGGCGTTATTGTTCCTCGACCTCGATGACTTCAAAAAGATCAATGATACTCAAGGCCATGATTTTGGCGATTTGGTATTAATGGCAGTTGCCGATCTTTTGTCTGAAACGCTAATGTCCAAGGGATATCTGGCTCGGCTGGGGGGTGATGAGTTTACCGTTATACTCTCAAATCTGTCTGATCCTGAGGCGCAAGTAAAGCAAGTCTGCGAAAACGTATTATCGCAATTGTCCGCATTGGTTTGCCTTGGGGAGATCGAGATACATCTGTCCATTAGCATTGGTGCAACGATTTGTTCGGGTAGAGAGGCCGCCGGAAATGAATTGTTAGCACATGCAGATATAGCTATGTATCGTGCAAAATCCGCAGGAAAAGGTTCGTATTCAATTTATTAA
- the pfkB gene encoding 6-phosphofructokinase II, with product MTQIFTLTLSPSLDSATTTPKIYPEGKLRCTAPIFEPGGGGINVARAVVYLGGQAHAIFPIGGPTGEHLKELLDQEGIDTRTLKTQDWTRQNMHVHVDNSGEQYRFVMPGARLSDAEFDLLVLQVQNIPSGSILVISGSLPPGTGIEKLVHLIQQAKAMGLQCIIDSSGDALKASLDLGGLALVKPNQNELSALIGRELEHPDDVRHAAKELINRGAAERVVVSLGPQGALAVDRDNWVQIVPPPVKKMSTVGAGDSMVGAMTLQLAKGADLFEIVRFGVAAGSAATLNLGTRLCSLEDTQRLYDYICKSSHHPISW from the coding sequence ATGACTCAGATTTTCACTTTAACATTATCCCCTTCGCTAGACAGTGCAACGACGACGCCTAAAATCTATCCTGAAGGCAAACTACGCTGTACGGCACCTATTTTTGAACCGGGTGGTGGTGGCATTAATGTCGCCCGTGCCGTTGTTTACCTTGGTGGTCAAGCTCATGCAATTTTTCCTATTGGTGGCCCAACAGGGGAGCACTTGAAAGAATTGCTTGATCAGGAGGGTATTGATACGAGAACGCTGAAAACCCAGGATTGGACACGGCAGAATATGCATGTCCACGTAGACAACAGCGGTGAACAGTATCGTTTTGTTATGCCAGGGGCACGACTAAGCGATGCTGAGTTTGATCTACTGGTACTACAAGTGCAAAACATCCCTTCAGGATCGATTCTGGTTATTAGCGGTAGTTTACCGCCAGGTACCGGCATTGAAAAATTAGTTCACTTGATTCAGCAGGCTAAAGCGATGGGATTGCAGTGCATCATTGATAGCTCTGGCGATGCGTTAAAAGCGAGCTTAGATTTGGGTGGGCTGGCCTTGGTAAAACCTAATCAGAATGAGCTATCGGCCCTTATTGGGCGGGAGTTGGAGCATCCTGATGATGTACGCCATGCGGCTAAGGAATTGATTAATCGTGGCGCTGCCGAGCGAGTAGTAGTGTCGCTTGGGCCACAGGGAGCATTGGCAGTTGATCGTGATAACTGGGTACAAATCGTGCCCCCTCCGGTGAAGAAGATGAGTACCGTTGGGGCAGGGGACAGTATGGTTGGCGCGATGACACTGCAACTGGCAAAGGGTGCCGACCTGTTTGAGATTGTACGTTTTGGTGTTGCCGCTGGTAGCGCGGCAACACTTAATCTTGGCACTCGCCTTTGTTCATTGGAAGATACCCAACGCCTGTATGACTATATTTGTAAGAGCTCGCATCATCCTATTAGTTGGTAA
- a CDS encoding FKBP-type peptidyl-prolyl cis-trans isomerase N-terminal domain-containing protein, protein MNRGTLALAIAILLFSNSALTAETNSNNESEPLSRLSDILQQRHDALFGTIEQLDIPPANYDHEAVRDSEYSRSAQPRLQSNTRSSNSTTQLKKQLAKVQSAAQQQKVNAEAQEKSYKKSQQRLSAQIAQLKQQLSEAQKRPAESSLRQVGEQVSERIRSVWANIQKPDNTNRSSGNNQTQLTAQINELTQQLTAAKNLNAQRQADLDTLKLQLAAAEKASADKLAKADSAAKAKDDQSQKLTTQIADLQQKLTDSEKSAKEMQAQTTALMKDADSGSKEMAKQLDALKLQLAASEKASADKLAKADSAAKTKDDQSQKLTAQIADLQQKLKDTEKSSSELQTQAENNRKEAATQIAMLQNKLNAVQKRDAGKQERIDALSQSLDSNNLQLNIKIDTLQQQLAAAEKTSEEQKSLMAVQEVESKKRVSQIEALQQQLADNKKSQEQSAVQTVAANKGPSAKPVTNAEKQAYANGIMYARQLREINNQQQQMGLVLDNRFLVSGFNDEMNKQSSMSSKDLSAALTTFNSTVDKKMNELATKSEKSSNSYLQEFNKKKGVKKSPSGFSYQVVSAGNNKKNTGNGPLRIQLRESLSTGVIVSDTDKLEDKSITIYYEQLPPLLQEGINMIGEGGFVKIVVPAQLVYGDAGSPPLIPPKSTLIYDLKRLAP, encoded by the coding sequence ATGAATCGAGGGACATTGGCCTTAGCTATCGCTATATTGCTATTCAGTAACAGCGCTTTAACAGCAGAGACAAATTCAAATAATGAGTCAGAGCCCCTTTCCAGACTCTCCGATATTTTACAGCAACGGCACGATGCCCTTTTTGGAACTATTGAGCAGTTAGACATTCCGCCCGCTAATTATGATCATGAGGCCGTTCGTGATTCAGAATATTCTCGATCGGCTCAACCAAGATTACAGAGTAATACACGATCCTCAAACAGTACGACTCAACTTAAAAAGCAACTTGCGAAAGTACAAAGCGCTGCGCAACAGCAAAAGGTTAATGCTGAGGCTCAAGAAAAATCCTATAAAAAATCTCAGCAGCGATTATCCGCGCAAATTGCACAATTAAAGCAGCAACTTTCCGAAGCACAAAAACGTCCGGCAGAAAGTAGTTTGCGCCAAGTTGGTGAGCAAGTAAGTGAAAGGATTCGTTCTGTTTGGGCGAATATTCAGAAACCTGATAATACGAACAGATCTTCAGGTAATAATCAGACCCAACTCACGGCTCAGATTAATGAATTAACGCAGCAATTGACCGCGGCTAAAAATCTCAATGCTCAACGACAAGCAGACCTCGATACCCTGAAGCTGCAACTGGCCGCTGCCGAGAAAGCCAGCGCTGATAAGCTTGCCAAGGCAGACAGCGCCGCCAAGGCCAAAGACGATCAAAGCCAGAAACTGACTACCCAGATCGCCGACTTGCAACAAAAGCTTACCGATTCTGAAAAAAGTGCCAAAGAGATGCAGGCGCAAACTACCGCGCTGATGAAAGATGCCGACAGCGGCAGCAAAGAGATGGCAAAACAGCTCGACGCCCTAAAGCTGCAACTGGCCGCTAGCGAGAAAGCCAGCGCTGATAAGCTTGCCAAGGCAGACAGCGCCGCCAAGACCAAAGACGATCAAAGCCAGAAACTGACTGCCCAGATCGCCGACTTGCAACAAAAGCTCAAGGACACCGAAAAGAGTTCATCTGAGTTACAAACGCAGGCGGAGAACAACCGCAAAGAGGCAGCAACCCAAATTGCCATGCTACAGAACAAACTTAATGCAGTTCAAAAACGTGATGCTGGAAAGCAAGAACGTATAGATGCACTAAGTCAGAGTTTGGACAGCAATAATCTGCAGCTCAACATTAAAATTGACACATTACAACAACAGTTGGCTGCCGCAGAAAAAACGAGTGAAGAACAAAAATCGCTAATGGCGGTGCAAGAAGTAGAAAGTAAAAAACGGGTTTCACAAATCGAAGCTCTGCAACAACAGTTAGCTGATAATAAAAAGTCGCAAGAACAATCTGCTGTGCAAACTGTTGCAGCGAATAAAGGCCCGTCAGCAAAACCAGTAACCAATGCAGAAAAACAAGCCTATGCCAACGGCATTATGTATGCCCGGCAATTAAGGGAAATCAACAATCAGCAACAGCAAATGGGGCTGGTTCTTGATAACAGATTCCTGGTCAGTGGATTCAACGACGAGATGAATAAACAATCGAGTATGAGCAGCAAAGATCTCTCTGCCGCGCTTACTACATTTAATAGTACCGTCGATAAAAAAATGAATGAGCTGGCAACCAAATCAGAGAAAAGCAGTAATAGCTATCTACAGGAGTTCAATAAGAAAAAAGGCGTGAAGAAGAGCCCTTCTGGTTTCAGTTATCAGGTTGTTAGCGCAGGAAACAACAAGAAAAATACGGGGAACGGACCGTTACGTATACAACTTAGAGAGTCATTATCAACAGGCGTAATTGTTAGTGACACTGATAAGCTAGAAGACAAATCAATCACCATTTACTACGAACAGTTGCCTCCACTTCTGCAAGAAGGCATCAATATGATCGGTGAAGGGGGGTTTGTGAAGATCGTCGTTCCTGCGCAATTAGTCTATGGGGATGCAGGTTCACCACCGTTGATTCCACCTAAATCAACGTTAATTTACGACCTTAAAAGACTCGCCCCCTGA
- a CDS encoding N-acetylmannosamine-6-phosphate 2-epimerase, with translation MSVSILQQIKGKLVVSCQALEHEPLHSDFIMSRMAVAAEQGGAAAIRANSLEDVKAILRSVELPVIGIIKRDYPGSEVYITATMTEIDELMIVAPQMIALDATFHQRPGELQLPELIAAIRAKYPSLLLMADIATLEEATHANYLGFDCVGTTLHGYTKETAGQKLAQEDFRFLREVLAAVDLPVIAEGNVETPEMAARCLALGAHAVVVGGAITRPQQITRRFVAAITV, from the coding sequence ATGAGTGTGTCGATTTTGCAGCAAATTAAAGGAAAGTTGGTGGTGTCTTGTCAGGCTCTGGAGCATGAACCCTTGCACAGTGATTTTATTATGTCGCGCATGGCAGTCGCTGCCGAACAGGGAGGGGCCGCGGCGATCCGCGCGAACAGCCTGGAGGATGTGAAAGCCATCCTCCGTTCGGTCGAGTTGCCAGTGATTGGTATCATCAAACGGGATTATCCAGGCAGTGAGGTTTATATCACCGCGACGATGACAGAAATAGATGAGTTGATGATCGTAGCACCACAGATGATTGCCTTGGACGCCACATTCCATCAGCGACCAGGCGAGCTGCAGTTACCGGAACTAATCGCAGCGATTCGAGCCAAATATCCCTCGTTACTGCTGATGGCAGATATCGCTACCCTGGAAGAGGCAACACATGCCAACTATCTGGGATTTGATTGTGTGGGGACTACGTTACACGGTTATACCAAAGAAACCGCAGGGCAAAAGCTGGCTCAGGAGGATTTCCGTTTTCTACGTGAAGTGTTAGCCGCAGTTGACCTGCCAGTGATTGCAGAAGGCAATGTGGAAACACCGGAAATGGCTGCTCGCTGTCTGGCTCTGGGGGCGCACGCGGTAGTAGTAGGAGGCGCGATCACTCGCCCTCAGCAAATTACCCGTCGCTTTGTGGCTGCAATCACGGTCTGA
- a CDS encoding maltose/glucose-specific PTS transporter subunit IIC — protein sequence MSKLEGTQSGGWFEKAQLFGKSFMLPIAVLPAAGLLLGIGGALSNPNTVEAYPFLNVGWLQGIFIVMASAGSTVFANLAVLFAVGVAVGLAKSDKGTAGLASLIAYLVMNATINALLKINGSLATDNLGAVGQGMILGVQTLETGVFGGVIIGLVTWYLHNRYNKIALPQFLGFFGGSRFVPIISSLAAIGVGGLMTLVWPHFQQVIFGLGGLVDATGYVGTFIYGFVLRMLGPFGLHHIFYLPFWTTALGGSEVINGQLVEGTQRIFFAQLADPNTQQFYIGTARFMSGRFITMMFGLVGACLAMYQTARPENRKLVGGLLLSAALTSFLTGITEPIEFSFLFIAPALYVVHAVFDGLAFMLAHILHITIGQTFSGGFIDFILFGVLQGEAKTHWMYVPLVGIPWFFLYYFTFRFLILRFNFKTPGRGDDAATETAPPGTARAQHVLTALGGKDNIVELDCCATRLRITLKQSKCVDETGLKATGARAVIIRGNGVQVIYGPHVTIIKNEVEELMDL from the coding sequence ATGTCAAAGTTAGAGGGGACACAGTCAGGAGGCTGGTTTGAAAAAGCTCAGCTTTTTGGTAAATCATTTATGTTGCCTATCGCCGTTCTGCCAGCAGCCGGGCTGCTGCTAGGGATTGGTGGGGCGCTTTCCAATCCGAATACCGTCGAAGCTTACCCTTTCCTGAATGTCGGTTGGCTCCAAGGTATCTTCATCGTTATGGCCAGCGCGGGTTCTACCGTGTTCGCCAATCTGGCGGTGCTGTTTGCCGTGGGCGTGGCTGTGGGGTTGGCAAAAAGTGATAAGGGCACTGCTGGGTTAGCATCATTAATTGCTTATCTGGTGATGAATGCCACCATCAACGCCTTGTTGAAGATTAACGGTTCGTTGGCAACGGATAATCTCGGCGCGGTGGGACAAGGGATGATCTTGGGGGTTCAGACACTGGAAACTGGCGTATTCGGTGGGGTGATTATCGGGTTAGTGACGTGGTATTTGCATAATCGCTACAACAAGATTGCTCTCCCGCAGTTTCTGGGTTTCTTTGGTGGCTCCCGCTTTGTTCCCATCATTAGTTCATTGGCGGCGATTGGCGTGGGGGGATTGATGACCCTGGTTTGGCCGCACTTCCAGCAGGTAATCTTTGGTTTGGGCGGTCTGGTGGATGCTACCGGTTATGTGGGAACCTTCATCTACGGTTTTGTACTGCGCATGCTTGGCCCCTTTGGCCTGCATCATATTTTCTATCTGCCTTTCTGGACGACAGCTCTCGGTGGCAGTGAAGTAATCAACGGGCAACTCGTGGAGGGAACACAGCGTATCTTCTTCGCACAACTGGCCGACCCCAACACGCAGCAATTCTACATCGGCACCGCACGCTTTATGTCTGGCCGCTTTATTACCATGATGTTCGGCCTGGTTGGCGCTTGCCTGGCGATGTATCAAACCGCACGGCCTGAAAACCGCAAACTTGTTGGTGGGCTGCTGCTTTCTGCGGCGCTGACCTCTTTCCTCACCGGGATCACTGAACCTATCGAATTCTCATTCTTGTTTATTGCCCCGGCGCTGTATGTGGTCCATGCGGTATTTGACGGTCTGGCCTTTATGCTGGCCCATATTCTGCACATCACCATAGGCCAAACGTTTTCCGGCGGTTTTATCGATTTTATTCTATTTGGTGTTTTGCAGGGGGAAGCCAAAACCCATTGGATGTACGTGCCATTGGTCGGTATCCCCTGGTTCTTCTTGTACTACTTCACATTCCGTTTCCTGATCCTTCGCTTCAATTTCAAAACACCGGGGCGCGGTGATGATGCAGCGACAGAAACGGCACCACCTGGAACAGCACGTGCGCAGCATGTTCTGACAGCATTGGGTGGTAAAGACAATATCGTGGAACTGGATTGCTGTGCCACGCGTTTACGCATCACGCTGAAACAGAGCAAGTGTGTTGATGAAACAGGATTAAAAGCCACTGGCGCACGTGCAGTTATCATTCGCGGCAATGGCGTTCAAGTGATTTACGGCCCACATGTGACCATCATTAAAAATGAAGTAGAGGAGTTAATGGATTTATGA
- a CDS encoding MurR/RpiR family transcriptional regulator — MMNTGNLLLRLRQDLAGYSPTLQKLGNFVIEESSRVIYFTITELARESGTSEASVTRLCRHLGCKGYTEFKMILALCVQQSQPEIASNLSTTENLVEESVQALRDTGALLDHQALQQAAQALHQAETVQIYGVAASAIIGDFLQYKLLRVGKPALLFSDMHRAAMNASSLGLNDMLIAISSSGSTKDILHAVTLAKQRQARVIVISNTQRSPLAKLADTLLVAAKPEGPLNAGTLPAKVGAMLLVEFIVAELTKRDPAYSQSIQDTASATFPLLL, encoded by the coding sequence TTGATGAATACTGGAAATTTGTTATTACGCCTCAGACAAGATTTGGCCGGTTACAGCCCTACGCTGCAAAAACTTGGGAATTTTGTCATCGAAGAATCATCCAGAGTTATCTACTTTACCATCACTGAATTAGCCCGCGAGAGTGGCACCAGTGAGGCCAGCGTGACCCGTCTGTGCCGGCATTTGGGCTGCAAAGGTTACACCGAATTTAAAATGATATTGGCGCTGTGCGTACAGCAAAGCCAACCAGAGATCGCCTCCAATCTGAGCACTACGGAAAACTTGGTAGAAGAAAGTGTACAAGCGCTGCGTGATACCGGAGCCTTACTTGATCATCAAGCACTACAACAGGCTGCGCAGGCGTTGCATCAGGCAGAAACAGTGCAGATTTATGGCGTAGCGGCCAGCGCGATTATCGGTGACTTCTTGCAATACAAACTGTTGCGTGTGGGTAAACCAGCCCTGCTATTCAGCGACATGCACCGTGCGGCGATGAATGCTTCTTCACTGGGCCTGAATGATATGCTGATTGCCATTTCCAGCTCTGGTTCCACCAAAGACATTTTGCACGCAGTAACGCTCGCTAAACAGCGCCAAGCGCGGGTAATAGTTATCAGTAACACCCAACGCAGTCCTTTGGCCAAACTGGCCGATACGCTATTGGTAGCGGCAAAGCCCGAAGGCCCACTCAACGCTGGTACGCTTCCGGCTAAAGTTGGCGCAATGTTGTTGGTGGAGTTTATCGTTGCAGAGCTGACAAAACGCGATCCTGCCTACAGCCAATCCATTCAGGACACTGCAAGTGCAACATTCCCTCTGTTGCTTTGA
- a CDS encoding 6-phospho-alpha-glucosidase has protein sequence MNKFSVVVAGGGSTFTPGIVLMLLANQHRFPLRALKFYDNDGARQETIAEACKIILKEQAPDIEFSYTTDPKVAFTDVDFVMAHIRVGKYPMREKDEKIPLRHGVLGQETCGPGGIAYGMRSIGGVLEIVDYMEQYSPNAWMLNYSNPAAIVAEATRRLRPTAKILNICDMPIGIESRMAQIAGLKDRKEMRVRYYGLNHFGWWTSIEDLQGNDLMPKIREYVAKFGYVPPSDEQSTEASWNDTFAKAKDVWALDPETFPNTYLKYYLFPDYVVAHSNPERTRANEVMDHREKHVFGSCNAIIQAGKSSAGELEIDEHASYIVDLATAIAFNTQERMLLIVPNNGAINNFDPEAMVEIPCLVGKNGPEPLVVGNIPQFQKGLMSQQVAVEKLVVDAWEHRSYQKLWQAITLSKTVPSASVAKAILDDLIEANKDYWPELQ, from the coding sequence ATGAATAAATTCTCAGTAGTTGTAGCTGGCGGTGGCAGCACCTTCACTCCTGGTATCGTACTGATGTTACTGGCAAACCAGCACCGTTTCCCGCTGCGCGCGCTGAAATTCTATGATAACGATGGTGCGCGCCAGGAAACCATTGCCGAAGCGTGCAAAATCATCCTGAAAGAACAGGCACCAGACATCGAATTCAGCTACACCACGGATCCCAAAGTAGCATTTACCGATGTAGATTTCGTGATGGCACACATCCGCGTGGGCAAATACCCGATGCGTGAAAAAGATGAAAAAATCCCTCTGCGCCACGGCGTACTTGGCCAGGAAACCTGCGGACCAGGTGGTATTGCTTACGGCATGCGCTCCATCGGCGGCGTGCTGGAAATTGTCGACTATATGGAGCAATACTCGCCAAACGCCTGGATGCTAAACTATTCCAACCCAGCGGCGATTGTGGCAGAAGCAACCCGTCGTCTGCGCCCAACGGCGAAAATCCTCAACATCTGCGATATGCCAATTGGCATTGAAAGCCGCATGGCGCAAATTGCTGGTCTGAAAGACCGCAAAGAGATGCGCGTGCGTTACTACGGGCTGAACCACTTCGGCTGGTGGACATCGATTGAGGATCTACAGGGCAACGATTTGATGCCTAAAATCCGCGAATATGTGGCTAAATTTGGCTACGTTCCGCCATCAGATGAACAGAGTACCGAGGCGAGTTGGAATGACACCTTTGCCAAAGCGAAAGATGTCTGGGCGTTGGATCCAGAGACCTTCCCGAATACTTACCTGAAATACTATCTGTTCCCGGACTACGTAGTAGCGCATTCCAACCCAGAGCGTACCCGCGCTAACGAGGTCATGGATCACCGCGAGAAGCACGTTTTCGGCTCCTGCAATGCCATTATCCAGGCGGGTAAATCCTCGGCAGGCGAGTTGGAAATCGATGAGCATGCCTCTTACATCGTCGATCTGGCAACAGCCATCGCCTTCAACACGCAAGAACGCATGTTACTGATTGTGCCAAATAACGGTGCCATTAATAACTTCGACCCAGAAGCCATGGTCGAGATCCCATGTCTGGTTGGCAAGAACGGCCCTGAACCGCTGGTGGTTGGCAATATCCCGCAATTCCAGAAAGGGCTGATGAGCCAGCAGGTGGCGGTAGAAAAGCTGGTGGTCGATGCTTGGGAACACCGTTCTTATCAGAAGCTGTGGCAAGCCATTACACTGTCCAAGACTGTGCCGAGCGCATCGGTTGCTAAAGCGATACTTGATGACTTGATTGAAGCTAACAAGGACTACTGGCCTGAGCTGCAGTAA